In a single window of the Methanolobus psychrophilus R15 genome:
- a CDS encoding cobalt ABC transporter, inner membrane subunit CbiQ: protein MEYPEIDEFASMDSPIHHFDPRAKVVSFTLLIFSFVFVSDIRIALLGFLFSLFILIISGLPLGFALKRIRMVFFFLFPLLLIMPLTVEGTELINIAGVSVSMEGLAYASLIIIRALAAVTLAITMLATTRFDLTIKALYALRVPGILVQMLMFTYRYIFVIMDEFSRMWESMECKGFTLKANYHGLSIFGNLLGMLIIKSYDRTNRVYQAMVSKGYTGKPMTLINLRMSTKDYVLSTCMVGIAIFVHAYQLVSLW from the coding sequence ATGGAATATCCGGAGATAGATGAATTCGCATCAATGGATTCGCCAATACATCACTTCGATCCCCGTGCCAAGGTAGTATCTTTCACCTTGCTTATTTTCTCTTTTGTTTTTGTAAGCGATATCAGGATTGCTTTATTAGGGTTCTTGTTCTCACTGTTCATATTAATTATATCCGGGTTACCACTTGGTTTTGCCCTGAAGAGAATACGTATGGTTTTCTTTTTCCTTTTCCCTTTGTTGCTGATCATGCCTCTTACGGTTGAAGGCACGGAACTCATAAACATAGCCGGGGTTTCGGTTTCAATGGAAGGCCTGGCATATGCTTCCCTTATAATAATCAGGGCCCTTGCTGCAGTTACACTCGCTATTACCATGCTGGCAACTACAAGATTTGATCTAACCATAAAAGCATTATATGCCCTCAGGGTTCCAGGCATACTTGTGCAGATGCTCATGTTCACATACAGGTACATTTTCGTCATAATGGATGAATTCAGCAGGATGTGGGAGTCAATGGAATGCAAGGGATTTACCTTAAAGGCTAATTACCACGGTCTTTCCATATTTGGTAATCTTCTGGGTATGCTGATAATTAAAAGCTATGACCGTACAAACAGGGTATATCAGGCTATGGTTTCCAAGGGATATACAGGTAAACCAATGACTCTGATAAATCTCAGAATGAGCACAAAGGATTATGTATTAAGCACATGTATGGTGGGGATTGCTATCTTTGTGCATGCTTATCAGTTGGTATCATTATGGTAG
- a CDS encoding cobalamin (vitamin B12) biosynthesis protein CbiM, with translation MHISDGVLSFSVIVAGWAISLALNAVILWSCKCKHNMAEEIPKISIMTGSFFVASLVHVSIGPTSVHLLLNGLLGVVLGIMAFPAMLVGLTLQAFLFQHGGITTVGINNVMMGVPALLAYATFRFGYRKGINPSLLGALCGSLGIFLSGILLALMLISTGEEFREIAYVVIVAHIPVMVIEGVITGSVVTFLLKVRPELLPLEKGDMR, from the coding sequence ATGCATATTTCAGACGGTGTGTTGTCTTTTTCGGTCATTGTTGCCGGCTGGGCAATATCGCTAGCTTTGAATGCTGTGATTCTCTGGAGTTGCAAATGCAAGCACAACATGGCTGAAGAGATTCCAAAGATCTCCATCATGACAGGTTCTTTTTTTGTCGCTTCCTTGGTTCATGTTTCCATTGGTCCGACAAGTGTACATCTTCTGTTAAACGGACTCCTTGGTGTTGTACTTGGCATCATGGCATTTCCTGCAATGCTTGTTGGCCTCACTTTGCAGGCATTCCTTTTCCAGCACGGTGGCATCACGACCGTTGGTATCAATAATGTAATGATGGGTGTGCCGGCCCTTCTTGCATATGCGACTTTCAGGTTCGGATATAGGAAAGGTATCAACCCTTCATTGTTAGGTGCCCTGTGTGGATCACTGGGGATATTCTTATCAGGTATCCTTCTGGCCTTGATGTTGATAAGTACTGGAGAAGAGTTCAGGGAGATAGCTTATGTGGTGATAGTGGCCCATATTCCAGTAATGGTCATTGAAGGGGTCATAACAGGTTCGGTTGTTACTTTCCTCTTGAAAGTGAGACCTGAGTTGTTACCACTGGAAAAGGGGGATATGAGATAA